From Verrucomicrobiia bacterium, the proteins below share one genomic window:
- a CDS encoding transglutaminase-like domain-containing protein translates to MDSSGAIKTPGTLSEGEKAALITLLSDESPGVYHAVRDKIISSGQSAIEWLRPHARSREPALRRRAQEIIQYFSRRNADDRFLAYCLTEGHELNLEQACWLLAQTQYPDISVEAYQAILDSYAGELLERIDLRADAQQILAAFNEYIFDVLGFKGNEQNYYDPENSYLNRVVDRRTGNPINLCLVYLLLARRLRLPISGIGLPGHFICRFQSSTEEYYIDVFNRGKLWTKANCIQYLLSRNYTVQDDYLAPVSARKMLLRICSNLHQIYQHLDLTEDATRLQRYLIALAKS, encoded by the coding sequence ATGGATTCCAGCGGCGCCATCAAGACTCCCGGTACGCTCTCCGAGGGCGAGAAGGCCGCGTTAATCACCCTCCTCAGTGACGAAAGTCCCGGCGTTTATCACGCCGTTCGCGACAAAATTATTTCCTCCGGCCAATCCGCCATCGAATGGCTTCGCCCGCACGCCCGCAGCCGCGAACCCGCCTTGCGCCGTCGCGCCCAGGAAATCATCCAGTATTTTTCCCGCCGCAATGCCGACGACCGCTTTCTCGCCTATTGCCTTACCGAAGGGCACGAATTGAACCTCGAACAAGCCTGCTGGCTGCTCGCCCAGACTCAATATCCCGACATCAGCGTCGAAGCCTATCAGGCCATCCTTGACAGCTACGCGGGTGAACTCCTCGAACGCATTGATCTCCGCGCCGACGCGCAACAGATTCTCGCCGCGTTCAACGAATACATTTTCGACGTCTTGGGTTTCAAGGGCAACGAGCAAAATTATTACGATCCCGAGAACAGTTACCTCAATCGCGTCGTGGACCGCCGCACCGGCAATCCCATCAATCTTTGCCTCGTCTATCTTTTGCTCGCGCGCCGTTTGCGGCTGCCCATCTCCGGCATCGGCCTGCCCGGCCATTTCATCTGCCGCTTTCAATCCTCCACCGAGGAATATTACATTGATGTCTTCAACCGCGGAAAACTTTGGACCAAGGCGAACTGCATCCAATATCTCCTCTCGCGCAATTACACCGTGCAGGACGATTATCTCGCGCCCGTCAGTGCCCGCAAAATGCTTCTCCGCATTTGCAGCAACCTGCACCAAATCTATCAGCACCTCGACCTCACCGAGGACGCCACCCGCCTGCAACGCTACCTGATCGCGCTCGCCAAATCGTGA